In Aerosakkonema funiforme FACHB-1375, the sequence ACTTACAAGCCTAAAAAAGACGATTGCTCTTGTTTTTAGCTTATATTTATTGTTTTTCACCTTTTTCCGAATTTGACATCAATCAAAAGATATATAACTGAAGGGCTACTAAAAGGCCACACTGACCCGAAGCGGGTACAGTGTGGGTAGTTTACTCTTACCTGAAACTTTAACGAACACAATCACAATATAAAGATTGTGTAAAATCAACTACTCCTTATGGACAGTACAGTTATGCCCACTTTAGTCTGAAAGAACAGGGAGCGAGAGGTCTGAGTTCGGTATGTCAATCTACTAAGGGATGCGTCTTACTTAACCTGGATTCAGTAAACCTCAGACAAACAGCACAAGGGAAACTAGGGAGGAAAAACGATGATCCGCATACACCACACATTATTCGCACTGGCAGCCGCAGGGGTGGGAATGTTCTCGATACCCGCAGTAGCGAACGCCTTCTCGCTAGTGGATAGAACCGGTTTTACCGATACTCAGTTTAACGATCTCATCAAGACGGGAAAATTTACAGAATTGTTCGTTGCTGAAAGCCGTATTGGTAACAACAGTACGAGTACCGCCGAGCGTGAATTAGGTATAAATACAGCTATCATACCTGACCCTAACAATCCCAATCAACTGGTGGGTGGTTTGCCTGTTGTTTCTGGCGAACGTGCTTGGACAAGTGGCGCTCTAGTGGATTTCGTTTTGGAATATACGGGAAGCTTGGTTAAGTATACTGTTGGCGGTCAGCTGCTCAGCAGTACTGCTTTTAGTGGCCCTGTAACTGACATTTTCCTCCGCACCCGTGCTGCTGGAGACGTCTCGAAGGGAATAAATGGTAGCACAATGGGGTTGAGCGACCTGGTTTTTGAAGAAGTGGGAATTGGCAGTTTGTCTTCTTCCGTTACAGGCACCGGCTCTGATGTAGATTATCTCCAGATCGC encodes:
- a CDS encoding choice-of-anchor W domain-containing protein, producing MIRIHHTLFALAAAGVGMFSIPAVANAFSLVDRTGFTDTQFNDLIKTGKFTELFVAESRIGNNSTSTAERELGINTAIIPDPNNPNQLVGGLPVVSGERAWTSGALVDFVLEYTGSLVKYTVGGQLLSSTAFSGPVTDIFLRTRAAGDVSKGINGSTMGLSDLVFEEVGIGSLSSSVTGTGSDVDYLQIANISAPFKLTGKSMMSWIGNNPKNSQLAYQIKVGNTESQSIPEPATVGALLLTGALALGSRKQQKA